One segment of Brassica napus cultivar Da-Ae chromosome C3, Da-Ae, whole genome shotgun sequence DNA contains the following:
- the LOC106386739 gene encoding chaperonin-like RbcX protein 2, chloroplastic, whose protein sequence is MVGALFVIGSSVMDSPSVPCLCLDAHTRSKKKIHGSSRKLELGSSFTGSSIVFRISSKRVPRIASRRSKKKLLIVNEDVAGNYDDTFGDVKTQLINYFTYKAVRTVLHQLYEMNPPQYTWFYNYVVSNRPTEGKRFLRKLGKESQELAERVMITRLHLYGKWIKKCDHGKIYQDISDENLALMRERLMETVIWPSDDSNSEVIG, encoded by the exons ATGGTGGGTGCTCTGTTTGTTATTGGCTCATCTGTGATGGATTCTCCGAGCGTTCCATGTTTATGTCTGGATGCTCACACGAGGAGCAAGAAGAAGATCCATGGCAGTTCAAGAAAGCTAGAGTTAGGAAGCTCCTTTACTGGCTCAAGCATTGTTTTCAGGATTTCTTCCAAACGCGTACCAAGAATTGCGAGTAGAAGGAGCAAGAAGAAGCTCTTGATTGTCAACGAGGACGTTGCTGGGAACTACGATGATACCTTCGGAGATGTCAAAACG CAACTTATTAACTACTTTACTTACAAAGCTGTGAGGACGGTTCTTCATCAGTTATACGAAATGAATCCTCCCCAATACACTTGGTTCTATAA CTATGTCGTATCAAATAGACCAACTGAAGGCAAACGTTTCCTCCGCAAACTCGGCAAG GAGAGTCAGGAGCTTGCAGAAAGAGTTATGATCACACGCCTCCACTTGTATGGCAAGTGGATCAAG AAATGCGACCATGGGAAGATATACCAAGATATATCAGATGAGAACTTGGCCTTGATGCGTGAGCGACTGATGGAGACCGTGATATGGCCTTCTGATGACTCAAACTCAGAGGTTATTGGCTGA
- the LOC106386345 gene encoding DNA-directed RNA polymerases II and IV subunit 5A-like isoform X1, which translates to MVFEFCRFFYCEKMCEKMSLSEEEIRMLFRVTKTLNHILKDRGYIVTDAELEMTQEQFIDKYGENMERKDLVTIKTKKKDKSDKIFVFFLQETKVKMGDIKACFERMVSHNVLRAILVVKKEMNRFASSAITDANSKGILYLESFKETELLMNVKEHAFVPEHIALTTAEKEALLEKYTVQENQLPRIQYTDPIAKYYGLKRGEVVKIIRNSETSGRYVTYRFVI; encoded by the exons ATGGTTTTCGAGTTTTGCAGATTTTTTTACTGTGAAAAGATGTGTGAAAAGATGAGTTTATCCGAAGAAGAAATCAGAATGCTTTTCAGAGTCACCAAAACACTTAACCACATCCTCAAAGATCGTGGATACATTGTCACGGATGCTGAACTTGAGATGACACAAGAACAGTTTATCGACAAATACGGCGAgaacatggaaagaaaagatCTTGTCACTATCAAGACTAAGAAGAAAGATAAATCTGATAAG ATCTTTGTCTTTTTTCTACaagaaacaaaagttaaaaTGGGCGACATCAAGGCTTGCTTTGAGCGCATGGTATCTCATAACGTCTTGAGAGCAATTCTTGTTGTGAAGAAAGAAATGAATCGCTTCGCTTCATCTGCTATAACCGACGCAAACTCAAAAGGAATACTTTACTTGGAAAGTTTTAAG GAGACAGAGCTTCTAATGAACGTGAAGGAACATGCTTTTGTTCCAGAGCATATAGCTCTGACAACTGCGGAGAAGGAAGCTTTGTTGGAGAAGTACACTGTGCAAGAGAATCAG CTTCCACGTATTCAGTATACGGACCCTATAGCGAAATACTATGGGCTAAAACGTGGAGAAGTCGTGAAGATCATACGCAATAGTGAAACATCTGGTCGTTATGTCACATACCGCTTTGTTATATGA
- the LOC106386345 gene encoding DNA-directed RNA polymerases II and IV subunit 5A-like isoform X2 has protein sequence MCEKMSLSEEEIRMLFRVTKTLNHILKDRGYIVTDAELEMTQEQFIDKYGENMERKDLVTIKTKKKDKSDKIFVFFLQETKVKMGDIKACFERMVSHNVLRAILVVKKEMNRFASSAITDANSKGILYLESFKETELLMNVKEHAFVPEHIALTTAEKEALLEKYTVQENQLPRIQYTDPIAKYYGLKRGEVVKIIRNSETSGRYVTYRFVI, from the exons ATGTGTGAAAAGATGAGTTTATCCGAAGAAGAAATCAGAATGCTTTTCAGAGTCACCAAAACACTTAACCACATCCTCAAAGATCGTGGATACATTGTCACGGATGCTGAACTTGAGATGACACAAGAACAGTTTATCGACAAATACGGCGAgaacatggaaagaaaagatCTTGTCACTATCAAGACTAAGAAGAAAGATAAATCTGATAAG ATCTTTGTCTTTTTTCTACaagaaacaaaagttaaaaTGGGCGACATCAAGGCTTGCTTTGAGCGCATGGTATCTCATAACGTCTTGAGAGCAATTCTTGTTGTGAAGAAAGAAATGAATCGCTTCGCTTCATCTGCTATAACCGACGCAAACTCAAAAGGAATACTTTACTTGGAAAGTTTTAAG GAGACAGAGCTTCTAATGAACGTGAAGGAACATGCTTTTGTTCCAGAGCATATAGCTCTGACAACTGCGGAGAAGGAAGCTTTGTTGGAGAAGTACACTGTGCAAGAGAATCAG CTTCCACGTATTCAGTATACGGACCCTATAGCGAAATACTATGGGCTAAAACGTGGAGAAGTCGTGAAGATCATACGCAATAGTGAAACATCTGGTCGTTATGTCACATACCGCTTTGTTATATGA